Proteins co-encoded in one Heptranchias perlo isolate sHepPer1 chromosome 9, sHepPer1.hap1, whole genome shotgun sequence genomic window:
- the LOC137324907 gene encoding uncharacterized transmembrane protein DDB_G0289901-like produces the protein MHIYYKATNEIQIEQLGKTVRNNVGNKDDCGNQTGGVIGEEIGGVIGEETGGVTGGVPGVETGGVIGEETGGVTIGVIGEETGGVTGEETGGVTIGVIGEETGGVIGEETGGVTIGVIGEETGGVPGEETGEETGGVPGEETGGVTGEETGGVTGEETGEETGGVTGEETGGVTGGVTGGITGEETGEETGEETGAVTGDVPGEETGGVPGEETGEETGEETGGVTGEETGEETGGVPGEETGEETGGVPGEETGEETGGVTGEETGEETGGVTGGVTGGVTGEETGEETGGVPGEETGEETGGVTGGVTGGVTGEETGEETGGVPGEETGEETGGVTGGVTGGVTGEETGGVPGEETGGVTGGVIGGITGEETGEETGEETGAVTGDVPGEETGGVPGEETGEETGGVTGGVTGEEIGGVPGEETGEETGGVTGEETGEETGGVTGGITGGVPGEETGGVTGGVPGEETGGVTGGVPGEETGEETGGVSNDETDIVTGAVAGDVPAADDAMCVCVFGNSAPSPSTERPVRTRASWSTLSLPPEL, from the exons ATGCATATTTATTATAAGGCAACGAATGAAATCCAAATTGAACAGTTGGGAAAGACTGTGAGAAACAATGTAGGAAACAAAGATGATTGTGGAAACCAG ACTGGTGGTGTTATTGGTGAAGAGATTGGTGGTGTTATTGGTGAAGAGACTGGTGGTGTGACTGGTGGTGTTCCTGGTGTAGAGACTGGTGGTGTTATTGGTGAAGAGACTGGTGGTGTGACTATTGGTGTTATTGGTGAAGAGACTGGTGGTGTTACTGGTGAAGAGACTGGTGGTGTGACTATTGGTGTTATTGGTGAAGAGACTGGTGGTGTTATTGGTGAAGAGACTGGTGGTGTGACTATTGGTGTTATTGGTGAAGAGACTGGTGGTGTTCCTGGTGAAGAGACTGGTGAAGAGACTGGTGGTGTTCCTGGTGAAGAGACTGGTGGTGTTACTGGTGAAGAGACTGGTGGTGTTACTGGTGAAGAGACTGGTGAAGAGACTGGTGGTGTTACTGGTGAAGAGACTGGTGGTGTTACTGGTGGTGTTACTGGTGGTATTACTGGTGAAGAGACTGGTGAAGAGACTGGTGAAGAGACTGGTGCTGTTACTGGTGATGTTCCTGGTGAAGAGACTGGTGGTGTTCCTGGTGAAGAGACTGGTGAAGAGACTGGTGAAGAGACTGGTGGTGTTACTGGTGAAGAGACTGGTGAAGAGACTGGTGGTGTTCCTGGTGAAGAGACTGGTGAAGAGACTGGTGGTGTTCCTGGTGAAGAGACTGGTGAAGAGACTGGTGGTGTTACTGGTGAAGAGACTGGTGAAGAGACTGGTGGTGTTACTGGTGGTGTTACTGGTGGTGTTACTGGTGAAGAGACTGGTGAAGAGACTGGTGGTGTTCCTGGTGAAGAGACTGGTGAAGAGACTGGTGGTGTTACTGGTGGTGTTACTGGTGGTGTTACTGGTGAAGAGACTGGTGAAGAGACTGGTGGTGTTCCTGGTGAAGAGACTGGTGAAGAGACTGGTGGTGTTACTGGTGGTGTTACTGGTGGTGTTACTGGTGAAGAGACTGGTGGTGTTCCTGGTGAAGAGACTGGTGGTGTTACTGGTGGTGTTATTGGTGGTATTACTGGTGAAGAGACTGGTGAAGAGACTGGTGAAGAGACTGGTGCTGTTACTGGTGATGTTCCTGGTGAAGAGACTGGTGGTGTTCCTGGTGAAGAGACTGGTGAAGAGACTGGTGGTGTTACTGGTGGTGTTACTGGTGAAGAGATTGGTGGTGTTCCTGGTGAAGAGACTGGTGAAGAGACTGGTGGTGTTACTGGTGAAGAGACTGGTGAAGAGACTGGTGGTGTTACTGGTGGTATTACTGGTGGTGTTCCTGGTGAAGAGACTGGTGGTGTTACTGGTGGTGTTCCTGGTGAAGAGACTGGTGGTGTTACTGGTGGTGTTCCTGGTGAAGAGACTGGTGAAGAGACTGGTGGTGTTAGTAACGACGAGACTGATATTGTTACTGGTGCTGTTGCTGGTGATGTTCCTGCTGCAGATGATGcgatgtgtgtctgtgtatttggaAATTCAGCCCCCTCCCCAAGTACAGAAAGGCCAGTGCGCACGCGTGCCTCCTGGAGCACTTTATCTCTACCTCCGGAGCTCTGA
- the gpr88 gene encoding probable G-protein coupled receptor 88 gives MSNFSNTSACCEGALSENISLAVAYALLAVAGSFGNLLVIYLVYSVRKLRSTSNAFIVNVCAADLLVCALWMPQEAVALAQPPGRAASVAYQTFTGGLLFLGLVVSLFSHSLIALNRYALITKVPASYRSIYRRRNAAGMIATSWVAAAVLLLPWLTGQLHTHQRNGGCAQLRLFGPTLSDGCLTRRSLYTTAVTAATILAQTAVLLCSYFKIFRKVQVSVKRVSVLNFQIINNLSYPFTRKDKKLRFYVSFVLCVFILATEPFLWVILFGLFEPVPNLLYNVSWLLFSLLFVVSPYLYTRKNEEFRKSLRSVIRAEFSRATVSVEPVIHVVSR, from the coding sequence ATGAGCAACTTTTCCAACACTTCAGCCTGTTGTGAAGGAGCCCTGAGCGAGAACATTTCCTTGGCAGTCGCCTACGCCTTGCTGGCCGTTGCTGGGAGCTTTGGCAACCTGCTGGTCATTTACCTGGTCTACTCCGTCAGGAAACTCCGCAGCACCAGTAACGCCTTTATCGTGAACGTGTGCGCCGCCGACCTGCTGGTGTGCGCCCTGTGGATGCCCCAGGAAGCGGTGGCGCTGGCTCAGCCCCCGGGCCGCGCTGCCTCCGTCGCATACCAGACCTTCACGGGAGGGCTGCTCTTCCTCGGGCTGGTCGTCTCGCTGTTTTCTCACTCGCTCATCGCTCTCAACCGCTACGCTTTGATCACCAAGGTACCGGCTTCTTACCGCAGCATCTACCGGAGGAGGAACGCGGCAGGGATGATCGCCACCTCCTGGGTCGCGGCCGCTGTCTTGCTGTTGCCCTGGTTAACGGGTCAGCTTCACACTCACCAACGGAACGGGGGCTGTGCACAACTCCGACTGTTCGGCCCTACCCTCTCTGACGGCTGTTTAACCCGACGCAGCCTCTACACGACCGCTGTCACCGCCGCCACCATCCTCGCCCAGACCGCGGTCCTCCTGTGTTCTTACTTTAAAATATTCCGCAAGGTTCAGGTCAGCGTTAAAAGGGTCAGCGTCCTGAATTTCCAAATCATCAACAACCTGTCCTACCCATTCACAAGAAAGGACAAAAAGTTACGCTTTTATGTTTCGTTTGTCCTGTGTGTCTTCATCCTGGCCACCGAACCTTTCCTCTGGGTCATCCTCTTTGGACTGTTTGAGCCGGTCCCCAACCTCTTGTACAATGTCTCCTGGCTCCTCTTCTCTCTGCTCTTTGTCGTTAGCCCCTATTTGTACACCCGCAAGAACGAGGAGTTCAGGAAATCGCTGCGATCTGTCATCAGGGCTGAGTTTTCCAGGGCGACGGTCAGTGTCGAACCGGTGATACACGTGGTCTCCCGGTGA